The proteins below are encoded in one region of Synchiropus splendidus isolate RoL2022-P1 chromosome 13, RoL_Sspl_1.0, whole genome shotgun sequence:
- the chmp5a gene encoding charged multivesicular body protein 5, whose translation MNRIFGRGKPRTPPPNLSDCIGNVDARADSIEKKIGRLDAELMKYKDQMKKMRDGPSKNIVKQKALRVLKQKRMYEGQREQLAQQSFNMEQANYTIQTLKDTKTTVEAMKIGAKEMKRAYKDVKIDQIDDLQDQLEDMMEDANEVQEALSRSYATPDDIDEDDLEAELDALGDELLLDDDSSYLDEASAAPSIPEGAPSDSKTNKDGVLVDEFGLPQIPAS comes from the exons ATGAACAGAATATTTGGCCGTGGGAAACCGAGGACGCCTCCGCCGAACCTGTCGGACTGCATCGGAAAT gtggACGCCCGGGCGGACTCCATCGAGAAGAAGATCGGCCGACTGGACGCGGAACTCATGAAGTACAAGGATCAAATGAAGAAGATGAGAGACGGGCCCTCCAAG AACATCGTGAAACAGAAGGCCCTGAGAGTCCTGAAGCAGAAAAGAAT GTACGAGGGTCAGCGTGAGCAGCTGGCTCAGCAGTCCTTCAACATGGAGCAGGCCAACTACACCATCCAAACACTCAAAGACACCAAAACCACC gtgGAGGCCATGAAGATCGGAGCCAAGGAGATGAAAAGAGCATACAAGGATGTCAAAATTGACCAGATAGAC GATCTGcaggaccagctggaggacATGATGGAGGACGCCAATGAGGTTCAAGAAGCCCTCAGCCGGAGCTACGCCACCCCAGATGATATCGACGAGGACGACCTTGAAGCGG AGCTGGACGCCCTGGGCGATGAGCTGCTCCTGGACGACGACAGCTCGTACCTGGACGAGGCCTCGGCGGCTCCGTCCATCCCTGAGGGAGCTCCCAGTGACAGCAAGACCAACAAG GACGGAGTTTTGGTGGACGAGTTCGGCCTCCCGCAGATCCCTGCCTCGTAA
- the myl12.2 gene encoding myosin, light chain 12, genome duplicate 2: MSSKRAKGKNTKKRPQRATSNVFAMFDQSQIQEFKEAFNMIDQNRDGFIDKEDLHDMLASLGKNPTDEYLEAMMNEAPGPINFTMFLTMFGEKLNGTDPEDVIRNAFACFDEEGTGVIQEEYLRELLTTMGDRFTDEDVDELFREAPIDKKGNFNYVAFTRILKHGAKDKDD, translated from the exons ATGTCGAGCAAAAGGGCCAAGGGCAAGAACACCAAGAAGCGCCCGCAGCGCGCCACCTCCAACGTCTTTGCCATGTTCGATCAGTCCCAGATCCAGGAGTTCAAGGAGGCCTTCAACATGATCGACCAAAACCGCGACGGCTTCATTGACAAAGAGGATCTTCACGACATGCTGGCGTCCCTGG GTAAAAACCCCACGGACGAGTACCTGGAGGCCATGATGAACGAGGCCCCGGGACCCATCAACTTCACCATGTTCCTGACCATGTTCGGGGAGAAGCTCAACGGCACTGACCCGGAAGACGTGATCCGCAACGCCTTCGCCTGCTTTGACGAAGAAGGAACcg GTGTGATCCAGGAAGAGTACCTGCGGGAGCTCCTCACCACCATGGGCGACCGCTTCACCGACGAGGATGTGGACGAGCTCTTCCGGGAGGCTCCCATCGACAAGAAGGGCAACTTCAACTACGTGGCGTTCACTCGCATCCTGAAGCACGGCGCCAAAGACAAGGACGACTAG
- the bag1 gene encoding BAG family molecular chaperone regulator 1, whose protein sequence is MSEQALTVTVAYGSTKHSITVTSQDGASGPRVRDLCDVLAQVTGVPQGSQKIIFKGKSLKEPEESLCSHGIKDGSKLMMIGKRNSPEEEVELKRLKDIEKTVEQTAKKLEKMDDELTGLRNGFLAKDLQAEALGKLDHRVKVTAEQFMKLLEQIDAMSIPEVFSDCRLKKKRLVQSVQAFLAQCDRIEASISDHLTKIQTKNLALAE, encoded by the exons ATGTCAGAGCAAGCGTTAACAGTGACAGTTGCATACG GTTCCACGAAACACAGCATCACAGTCACCAGCCAAGATGGCGCTAGCGGACCACGAGTGCGAGACCTCTGTGATGTTCTCGCACAGGTCACTGGAGTTCCACAGGGCTCACAGAAGATCATCTTCAAAG GAAAATCGctgaaggagccagaggagagTCTGTGCAGCCATGGAATCAAAGACGGGTCCAAGCTGATGATGATCGGGAAGCGG AATAGTCCGGAAGAAGAAGTGGAACTGAAGAGGTTGAAAGACATCGAGAAAACTGTGGAGCAGACGGcgaagaagctggagaagatgGACGACGAGCTGACGGGACTCAGGAAT GGTTTCCTGGCCAAAGACCTGCAGGCGGAGGCTCTGGGGAAACTGGACCACCGAGTCAAAGTGACGGCGGAGCAGTTCATGAAGCTCCTGGAGCAGATCGATGCCATG AGCATCCCTGAAGTCTTCAGCGACTgcaggctgaagaagaagaggctaGTGCAGTCGGTGCAG GCTTTCCTGGCGCAGTGTGACAGGATAGAGGCCAGTATCTCAGACCATCTCACCAAGATCCAGACCAAGAATCTGGCCCTGGCAGAGTGA